From the Musa acuminata AAA Group cultivar baxijiao chromosome BXJ3-1, Cavendish_Baxijiao_AAA, whole genome shotgun sequence genome, the window aaatataagtacgatgccataagttggttcatgtcattttccaacagtgagtgataggataccagtaatgcaaacatctcgaggaaaacatgacatggagatagcttttattgcttcttcctttttatttgttatctttttacatgaaggaggaaagccatatgtgaagttcaaatcgataagatattaaagcacacttcatttttgcaaggattaagatatgtaagtgagtcaaatccttgtatgtaaaaatatcttccttttataagagggaatcatcaaatatgtttctcgaaaaatatttttcacatgataagtgcatttgctagatgattccatatgtcaaaaatcaatgatgtgaattaaactagatatgacatatgcttgttaagttcggaagaggataatgtatcaagaaaatccaattgttaggatcaagaaaatccgaaaatgaaatttgacactttcatacattcggacagggttttactagagatattcaattacactcatgaaggtaaaacatgcttattatcatggaaatttttgtattcaagcacataatttccaacatgtaatcatggcaagtaattgtgtaaaatcattatggcaatcaagtgatttgatcatttaatcaaaaaagtacgaaaaataattttaacaggtttaatcattcggacagatttttgccatagtttttcaaatataatcatgaagataaggcatgctcatcatcatggtagtatgatagcaagtttaccatatacaagctagcaaaaaatttctacattttaagcccgcaagctagcaattttgagatgttcaagaaagcaacttttgcttcttgaaatataagttttgctagatgtgcaagttaactttttacttcttgagataggcaagacagcattccttggtgatgttcaatatagctaagttctacatcatgcaagctagtgaattttataacattttagaacatgcataatcaccaaagcatcataaattttaatgatgtgcaaaattacaaattttgcatgattgcatttgtgtgtcttgagatttgtaagatagcacttcttggtgatgttcaagatagcaatttcttctcttttgagaagtgcaatttttgctttcttcttgaattgtgcaagctagctatctccccttttgtcattgtcaaaaagaagggaaaaactctttacatcaatttttaaatcatgacaaaggttagtatcaatctcatttgtgcatcattatatttttaaattaaaacatgcacattttcaaaacatataaactcattattatatgcatgattccaaatcatcattcatattatttcaatcattgtttcactcatcactatagcttatcatgcataatatgtaaaaccatctaacatgatataaacatttatttatttaattttgttttaagcattcatgatacacatcatacattatcataataaaaagcatatgcatcattccaaatcataaatatttcaaatcatcatggtattaatttgtcacattgcatcctaccatgcatgattgaaacttctcatttgcatacatcaaaataaattcatgaatatctcatgcattcatatcatcacttgaggaatattgaaaagaaataattgggtgatgagataaatatttcatgaatacaaagaattgcataaaaatcatatcatgaatacaaggaatacaagtcacaatcattcaagagaaaaatcattattcattttcaattcattcaatttgataaatcaagatcatgattttgataaaactcatttcaaatttaaatcatcaaaatcatttttatagctcacaaaatttataacgtaaatagattcatgatttcattgataatatattttccccctttttaagtgtttcattttaagtggtcgatttcatgttagcatgccttttcatttatgaaaacatgcatcaattttttttttaaagccactgttattatcatgaaaatcgataatcaagaatcatcatacataacttcaaaaatatatactcattaatcataacttcaaattaaacatgatttcatatactcaaaatcgagaaataacaatgaaaatcaacatgatacacattattacttctcaaccacatatagcatgatttcataaggtatttttaatcaaaatcattttgtttatcataaacatgcaattttcatgattattttcaaaattactagaatgataaccatgattcctaattttttgtattttcattataaaattattaaacatgcaattttcaagaaaattaaataaaaaagaaaaatacattatgaaaagcattacgtaatttcaaagtaaattaaaggcattttgattacctcagcgtcgaaaggcgtaaaggcgtagtttgccacctcgcctttgttgattttctcctcgtcttcggaggagcccgattcatcccaatttttgttcttcttcttgcgttcaaagcaagtagttccgttctttttacttttaaatttttgtttcatttgtagtttaagttcaccatcacttgagcttatgctcgagtggtcttcaaatgttctatgtcccaaatccttcctgttctttggaaggtggttctcaagttcttcacgtgcattgcacgtcatttcatgtgtgatcaatgaaccaattagttcttcaagtggaaattggttcaagtttttcgattcttgaatagcaattacttttgaatcccaagttttagaaagtgagcgcaaaactttgttaacgagttcaaaatccgaaaagcttttaccaagtgattttaaaccattgacgacatccgtaaaacgggtgtatatgtcaacaacggtttcgcttggtttcatatgaaaaagctcgaaatcatgcagtaaaatattaactttcgagtctttgactctactagttccctcgtgaatgatttcaagagtgcgccaaatattgaaagccgtttcgcacaaagaaacccgattgaactcatttttgtccaaagcacaaaataaggcattcatagcctttgcgtttaaagaaaaatacttcttctctaaatccgaccattcgttcatcggtttagagggaagttgaaaaccgttttcaacgatattctataaatccagatttagagaaatcaagaaaactctcattcgagatttccaataagtgtagtccaatccgttaaagaacggtggacgaaagaccgaaaagccctcttgaagagtcatttctctcgggtgtaaatccgaaatgagaaataccccgctctgataccaattgttaggatcgagagcactaagagggggggggtgaattagtgcaacgaaaaactttctgcgattaaaaccgaaagctgcgtttgagcgataaagacaactctgtatgagagttgatactaagcaaggttacagtcaatctatataggcagtttgcagcaatgatgaaaaccagaatatcggcgcaaactgaaatccgtcgttcgtacgaagaaacagatttacgtctaagtgtcgattcgtaaatcacttgtttagataaaacgcagtttaagcagaagtataaagacagtgtgctgctattgtacagctcaaaaagtaatctgcaaaaagcagatttacgtctaaacgcagatttacgtctaaacgcagatttacgtctgaactttgaaacccgtttgtaaaatcgcagaaggcagtatgcagttgaaatcaagacgtaaacgtaaactgaaatctgatgattgtacgaggaaagccgatttacgtctaaatgcagattttcgtctaaaccttgaaactcgtttgtaaaattgcagagggcagtaagctattaagaagtttgcagtgaaggtaaaatactcaaaggaaatgcaaaccgagatttagagtggttcggtcaatcttgacctactccacttttggcttcctccaccgacgtcaactagaggccttccttcaataggcgaaggccaaccaccctcttacagattcactccttttagtggtcttaggagacaacccttacagaagttttctctcctctctttacaagtcaaactttgaagaacagaaagaggagaactaacagttttgagctctaagaatcacagaaagatagcaagatttcgtgtGTGtgatctgtgctttcagtgctgaatgggtggggtatttataggccccaacccagttcaaatttggagctcaattctgtcaattcccggaattccgggatcaggcggttgcacctcctgactggggcggttgcaccgcctggcagagctcgaagactgagcctctaggcagtgccacctctgtcaggggcggttgcacctctctgccagagctcgaagaccgagctcaggcggttgcaccgcctgactggagaggttgcaccacctggcagagctcgaaacttgagctctagcggtgctacccctcgacagaagaggttgcaccgcccagtctcgctcggagactaagcccggggcggtgccacctcttggctggggtggttgcaccgcccaatctcgctgggagacatagcctgggcggtgctaactccctgcctgggcgattgcacctcccacagcaacctgggtccgaatgggttgatccattcggcccaatttgagttcttcaggggcccaattgccccaagattaagctaatgggatcacctcccatttctaacttaatcaatgtgccaactacgattatttcctaagacaaattctgcagcttgctccggtgcgtcaatcgcttcttccggcgagtttccggcgaacttccgtcgatcatccgacgaaccctcggtgatgctcctgcagacttccggcaaactcctggacttgcgacgatccacttggtaagttccgatgagctcctttggcaagcttctggacttctcggatttattcccgcagaacctccgacgattgtccgaacttccgtcgagctctcgaactcccaacgtgatcattgtcatgactccggcgcaactcctgctgcatgtcttactttcatcgtagtcaatcctgcacatgtaaaacaaaaacttcgatcaagacaattaatcctaagcaattaaccaagttgtccggcatgtcattggtccctcgacgcttcgtccgattcttcgacgcatcgtcctttcctgtagcctattgcccaatcggccagttgactccgcaactccaatatccttggcacaatacccgctcttcttggcccgatgcccgagtccatgacccgaagccttctgtcgatacgtcgaccgatccaccggcccgacgtccaatcttctgacatgttcctccggcacaacatgatgttcctgctttaattgtctcatcctgatcgaagcatcctgcgtcattcaaaacgcagattaaatcataaacatatatcaagtagtttcatcatcaaaatacgagattcaacatttttatcaaaatttatgtgATTAAAGTTTTATTTCTATTTgttaaagttttttattttttattaattgtgatattttaattttttttaataaattttaaattatttacttgttttaaagtattttcataattaaacatgAAGTCTGACTTATTGACACAACGTTTTAGCTAgtgactgataagaccctaaaggttttatcgtcgctttgataccaattgataagtccccaaagtcttatcgtaaaaaaagaagaagagaaagggatgatcatttcgaggggatcggcctccttgatcgcttcgaggggatcgaccctccttgatcgcttcgaggggatcggcctcctagggtttgttaaaagacaaaaatagtatttttcatagattactgaaaagaagtagttacatccctatttatagagttccacccagagtccatcaggacttgaactctaataataaataaatattaaataaacctctacttgactctaactgaaccaaactgactcaataaataactggactaaacaaacccaataaacattattcaaaagcacaaaaagggtcctaatagttcctccctcttcaaattagtcTTGAGGCTGAGGAGTATCAAtcttggggagcttctctttcaacactagccatagactatctgcaacgcatcacaacccgttgatcaagtaagtatggtctccactttttgatagtgtaagcaacgggtcggtcttttagtgtagtaatcgttgcatgaaacttctggctctgtataatcaattttatctttgaacctttgctatcacaagtgaaaatccgtccatcaatgatttttacttcgaatctgtcatagtcttcaatgtggtgggccaatcggtcaacagtctcactgtccataaaattgttagtgctaatgttccagagtttcgccaacttccatagtttgcgggttagagtagtcagctAATTCATgtattgtatatatggtaggtccaacatcttcattagaatttataccttcatgattggagtcaacattcttagctttcggttcctctccaattggttcaatcatcagaagttgccattgtttacatcgatgctccatactccatttttcatcataatacaaaccccttgctgatctttccttgctaatttttttctcatgtagatttgcaaatgagatcgcagctatcatagtacggggttgacgagccttaacttcataccggatctctggaataagcccttcaataaatgtatccagaagttgtcggttcgaccaatctctagcttgatttgacaatctttcaaacctactctgatattctaacattgtagaggtttgatgaattttggcgagctggcaatcaacattctcatattcggatgggccaaagcgaacaagaagccctcttttgaactactcccacgaaggaactccgtggaaagtttcatatcaatcataccattggagtgcatctccctcgagctggattgaggccacttctaccttggagtcttctagggttctgtgaaaacggaaaaaaaattttgccttagagatccaattggtcggatctccatcttttcaTCTTGGAAatttcatcttcatgtgtgagtaatttgtgtcacaatcttgaggCCCTTTTTCTGTATTTTCAAATCTgtacaacatagaacttgagctcccattttgttaaaatttgctaaggctctctagTATGCTCTTTtttaaatcattaagtgtttcttgcagtcggttctcaattctgatttccaatgcttccatttgtgctttcaccgagttatcagtggccattgcgtaagactgcaaatctgtaatctcaacttctgtttttGGTATCGgttaagggcatcaacactgtcgatgcaaagttgccgaggaggtggacgccaagggcagtgctgcagtcgctgtgttggaggaagagtagctgccctgtttctatcactgcgtggggtgagagcgtcggggttggaaggcgactacgttgatgtggctgcaactggggttgaggcaaggcagagtacttgctgcggttgctgcgtttgctgttggagggcgactgctgcagaacgaggggttggtcgttggccgggagcgatgacggtggttacaatcggcggctacggcagcagagggtgccactgtttttgttgctgcgcggtggttgctgcgtactctgtttttgtcgcaccaccgaaggagttggccggaaggatcacgagcggttgaggagaaggctgcggtggctggcagcagcggtggtcgctggccggagcgcagcgttggcggtggagaaaaaggcagcgagcgtcgtcgctggccgggaagttgcgatgctggagatgggaaacagggtgctctgtttctatcgcaccacagccggagccgctggcgatgctggcaacggcggtgcggcggtgatcgtgcggccgagaagcagcggcagcggtggagaaggaggagtcggcggtgtcacggttgggaacaagggcaaccggtgagttgccctgtttctggtactacggatgcagagcaaggaggatcggctgctgggaggcgtgcggcggtcgtcgcactgtggcccgcagcggtgatgggtcggctgggcggcgacggcgctggaagggaagaggagtgctggaggcggcgcggctggtggaggcgcggctgcgatcgacgaggggctgcggcaacagaggaactctgtttctgcaaccgttgcaacgaggggctgcggcaaccggcggctgcggctgcgacccaagggggtggCACGGGGTTtcggctgggaggcgggcggcggtgatcgatcggccgggcagcagcggcggcggtggagaaggagttgccctgcagcggcggttgagaagaggagcagggctgcggcggagtgggacgctggcagagtcgtctcctggcagcggtggtggctcgggtgggaggcggagGTGGACTCaggccggaagtggggcagagtcggttgctggcctgagagcagcgacgggcggcgggtgggctggccggaagtaggggaagcaggggtgcgtggttgcggttgctgcttcttcttctctctttctctctttctttctttctttctttcttttttttctttctttttttttttttatagttacGGCAGCTACAACGTTAAGGAtctccgctctgataccaaatgataagaccctaaagattTTAttgtcgctctaataccaaatgataagacgctctaataccaattgataagtccctaaagttttatcgtaaaaaaagaagaagtgaaagggatgatcacagcctcattgatcgcttcgaggggattgactcTCTTGATcgttttgaggggatcgacctcctagggtttgtcaaaagacaaaaatagtatttttcatagattactgaaaagaaatagttacatccctatttatagagttccacctagagtccatcaggacttgaactctaataataaataaatattaaataaatctatacttaactctaactgaatcaaatcgactcaataaacaactggactaaacaaactcaataaacattattcaaaagctcagaaaaagaatCCTGACCTAGGGCTTAATCGAATAACAACTCAGTAATATTAATAACTATACTTTGTAATTACAATGTCACTAAAATTTAAtgtatatttttcagaaaaatatgaaactaacACGAGATATCCATGTTATAAACATGGGATGTCCTTTTGCATGTGGacaatttctttatttctttttttgtttctgatACAAAGCATATACTCAATGTAACAAAGAGAAAGCAGAAAAAAGTAGGAACAGGAACTCTTGTGTGGAATAgttcatcacttttgcctcaCAACCCCATAATGCAAAATCAGATGCACGGGTCAGGTTTCACGTTGCCATTGGAGCTACCATAGACATGAACACAAATAGAAGCATTTTTGGGTTGCTTTTCGTTGTCGTTGTACTTCAAGCTGATGTCACTGAGCTCCACGCCCTCACATGGAGCAACCTCGCTGCACACTAGATTATAAGCTACTGGCGAGAGAAAGGTCCCCACGATATTTCTGCACTTGATATTCTTGATCTTAACTAGAGAATGATCCtacatggagagaggaaggaTGCACAAATTTCAagattatgatgatatatttagCTGTAGTAGAAGCAATGAGGCATACCTTTTTGGGACAGTTAGCAGATGGGCAATAATTCTGATTTGTGATGATGAGGTTATAGGcattattcatgatgatgtgttcaaaGACGAAATTAGTGGCCTTCAACCTAGATGGAGAAGATTGCAATGTCTGAATCCTCAATCCATTTGTTGTACCGGTAAAATTGTAATTACTCACGTTCAGCCCGATTACATCTTTCTCACCAGCATTTTTGCCGAGACTACCTATGCTAATGCCATGGCCTAGGCCGCATAACACattaaagatggtcaaattggtgCAGCTCAGGCCGATGGAGATGTAGTCATCATCGGTGCCGATGACTGAATTGGCAACCTGGATATTGGTCGAGTCGACGATGTAAATGCCATCAATGTTGGGGCTATCTCCAGGAGCATTCATCTTGATAGAATCAAAGGTAATGTTTTTTAATTCAAAGATATGAATGTGGAAGAACTTGATGTTGATAGAAGAAATACTTTTGATGGTTGCGTTCACAATGGAATTGAATACTAAGTTCTAAACAATAGTATTGTTGCGATTGTCTGTACAATTCAAAGTGAGAATGAAGTAGTGTTAATTTTTACATTGTTAGAGCAAGGAAGACAATGCTACCATACCATGGGTAGGGGTTTGCAATTGGATATCTTTTTGCATTAGTTATAAGGATGTAAAAGCTCCTTGCCCATTAAGTCTTTCACCTCCCGAGATAACCAATCCATTAATGTATTGAAAATGGAGCTAATATTGTTTGTAAGCTTCGATATGGGTGGATGCTAATAGTTGCTCTTTCATTTGCATCATCATTATGTCTTTGGCCCTTTGGAGTTTGTTGGACTGAACAGGTATGCTCCCTTTAAGATCACTATCGTCGCCTTCCCTTCCACCATGCATGCCACACTTTATGCTACTTTGAATGTCTACTATATCCATAATTATTATAACTATAAGTATTGAGTTTCTTATGTTTGTCCTCTATTTCACTCAAACTTTTGTAATTCAATTTCACGAAGATGTTTAAATTCATATGAATGAAAATAAAAACTATTGATTGTAGTAATAACCTATACTAAATATGAAAAGCTACTTTTGTATTATCAGTTTGGCCATCTCTTGTTCCGCATTCCTTCATATTATAAACACTTATAACCATATAAAAAACAACAAGCCaatcataataatatttaattctaaACTCATtatcaaaagttttctcttct encodes:
- the LOC103989214 gene encoding exopolygalacturonase-like, with the translated sequence MNAPGDSPNIDGIYIVDSTNIQVANSVIGTDDDYISIGLSCTNLTIFNVLCGLGHGISIGSLGKNAGEKDVIGLNVSNYNFTGTTNGLRIQTLQSSPSRLKATNFVFEHIIMNNAYNLIITNQNYCPSANCPKKDHSLVKIKNIKCRNIVGTFLSPVAYNLVCSEVAPCEGVELSDISLKYNDNEKQPKNASICVHVYGSSNGNVKPDPCI